The genome window CTTGCCCATATTTCCCCTCCAATTTAAAGACTCCAATCTATTATATTCTATCATAATATGAAAATGGGAGCAATTGTGTTATATTTGAATATAATTACATATATTGACAAGTCCAGTAAATTAATTTAGCTATTATCCTAAACTTTAAAATATGACAAAGGGACGGACCAGCTAAACACAATGAAAAAAGTGTATTACAGCTATGTCAATCCCCATGTCATATTTTTAAAAAACTACTAATAAACCTATATTTTGATTCTTTTAAAGAGTAGAATGTGAAATATAGATTGAGATCCCTATAAATGGTCTATTCTATCTCTTCTTTATCTAGTTTGAATTTAACTATCGATTCATTCAATCTACCTACCAATGAAATAAGGTCCTCTGATATATGCTTGAGTTGTTCCGATGAACCAGACTGTTCTTCGGTAGCCGCCATGACCTCCTCCGTACTTGCTGCTTCCTCTTCTGTAACCGCTAGTATATTTTCTATAGAACCCATGGTTCTGTCCTTATACTCTATTATATCTTCAACTGCACTATTTACTTCTTCTACCTCTTTAATAATTGATTCTACGGAATTCTTTATCTCATTAAAGGCCGTATCAGTATCAAACACAGCATAATGCTGTTCTCCAAAGATTTTATCCCCCTCATCTACTGATTTTACAGTATTTATGACATCGCCATTTATACCATTGGCTAAATCTGTAATCTTATTAGATGCTTCCTTTGACTGCTCAGCTAATTTTCTTATCTCATCGGCTACAACCGCAAAGCCCTTGCCAGCTTCTCCGGATCTTGCAGCTTCGATGGCTGCATTTAAGGCTAACAGGTTCGTTTGCTCACTTATGCTTTGTATCAACTGTACTATATTGATTATCTCTGAAACCCTGTTCTTTAATTTTAAGATTGTATCCTTTGTAGAAGCAGATATTTTTGCATACTCTTCGGTTTTTTCATAAAGGCTTTTTACAGTTTGTGTAGCATTATTGCTGACCTCTTTTGTCTTATCCGTGGATTTTTTTACTTCTGTGATACTCTCAACCATATTATCTATTCTATTTGACAGTTCATCCATTATATTTGTGGTATCCTCTACCTCCTTGGCTTGATCCGATGCTCCATCGGCTATTTCACCAACGGAAACTGCCACCTGCTCAGATACAGATGAGTATTGCTCGGCTATTTGATTTACTGATTTTGTAGTAGCATCTACGGAATCAAAGGTAGTCTTGGTATCCATTATTAGCTGCCTAACGCTATCTATCATATGATTAAAGCTTGTGGATAGTTTACCAATCTCATCTTTGCCCTTTATGTCTGAATAAACAGTCAAATCTCCTTCTTCAACCCTATTCATCAATCCCATTATTTTCTTAAGGGGATTTGAAATATTGAATGCTAAGTAAATAGATATAAATACTGCTATTATGATACATAGAAAAGTGATTATCAGAGTAATCTGTCCTACCTTATTTACATCGCCCATCAGATATCCTAGGGGAACAACATATAATATCTTCCAACCATTTTCACAAGTACCGTATGAAACCAATTCTTCACCTAATATAAATGATCCTGATTGCCTATCCATTTGTATGTTCTTAGTATATTCTTCATGGATATCACTCTTTTGATTTTCCATGGGCTGTACCTCATCTACAGTTTGTGTATTTTCAGTATTTGGGTTAGGCTCATTGTTTTTTTCCATATTTTCTTTGTTTTCTTGGCTATTATAATGGTAGATAACATCATTTTCTTCATTTGCTATCAAAATGCTAGAATTTTTAACCATACTTAGATTGCTATATAATCCATCTATGGTTTTGGTTTCCATCTCAAATATAATTATGCCGGCTTCAACATTGTAATAGTCATTAATCTTTCTCATTACATGGAGCTTTTTATTGTTCTTAAGTAGTCCAGAAACCCAAAAAGCCTCACCCTTTGAAGCCTTTGCCTTCTTATAGACCTCTGTTTGTTCAAAGCCTCCACCCTCTATAAAATCCTTTACCTCGGTATTATTTCCAGCAGATATTATATCTCCATTATTTCTATAAATGGTGAATGACCTTATTTCTGGATTCGAAACAATTATAGACCAAAATATCTGCTCTATTTTTTTTGAGTCCTTCAGTTTTTCATAGTCATTTACATAGGATTCTTTGGCCAAGGTTTTTCTCAAATCTTGATTTGATGTTGCCAAAACCATTGATTTCTCAATTTCTTTTAATTTAGAATCCAATATGGATGAATTTTGCTTTGCCAACTGCTCAGACAAGCTTCCTACTTTGTCTTCAATTGTAGCCCCAAATCTTATAAATGAATAGCCCCCAACTATTAGTAATGGTACTACACTGAGTATGATAGAAAATATTATTAATTTTGCCTTAATTCCTAGACTGTTTTTCTTTCCCTTTTCCTTTTTTTTCTTAATAGCTTTCCTTTTTTTATCCTTAACAGGTTGTATCATGTTGCACCTCCAATACTATTAAAACCCCTATAGATTACAATATTCCAGCTCAAATATTTATACTATTTCAAATGTTTTGAGAAAATATATATAATATTATTTCTACATATAATTATTTTTTCCTTCTTATCATAGATGATTTTCAGCTAATATAGAATAAATATCCATAAATAGGACTAAAGTAACACATTCTAAATATAAAGCCCTATATTTCTACCCTCTTTGTGTTGTTTCCCCTAGAAAAATCGAGTCGAAGGAGGGGGATGGAGTACTTCTGCCTTTAGTAAAATTTATCTTTGGAAATTAAGCCAAAATAAAAAATGCAGGCAAGATTTAATCTTACCTGCATTTTTTATTTTTTTATTAAGCCTTTACCGCCTCTGCTCCCCTTTGAAGAGCTTCTTTATTTAATGGGATTAAATGTTCCTTAGAAGGTCCAAATACTTTCTTTAGAGCTTCTACAACGGATTCAACCTTTACCACCTTAGTTAGCTCTAAGTATGCTCCTAGCATAACCATGTTAGCAACCTTACCATTACCTATCTCTCCAGCTATTTCATTGGCAGGTATTAGGTAAGCTTTTATATCTTCTCTATCGGGCTTTCTATCTATTAATGAACTATTGATCAGAACCATTCCATCATTTTCTAATTCTACTTCAAATTTTATTAGGGATGGTAAATTCATAACTATAGCTGCTGTAGCATTATGAGCTATAATTGGAGAACCTATGGGAGTATCTGATACAGTAACATTACAGTTTGCTGTACCACCACGCATTTCAGGTCCATAAGATGGTAACCATGATACATGCTTTCCTTCTAGCATTCCAGCATAGGAAAGAAGCTGTCCTATTGACATAACTCCTTGACCACCAAAACCAGCACAAATTACTCTTTGCATTGTCATATTACTTTACCTCCTCTGGAGTACGGAAATTTCCTAGTGGATAATATGGAAGCATGTTGTCTTCTAACCACTTAAGCGATTCTACTGGAGTTAATCCCCAGTTAGTTGGACATGTGGATAGTACCTCTACTATGGTAAAGCCTTTACCCGCTATTTGATATTCAAAAGCCTTCTTAATAGCCTTTTTGGCCTTCCTTATATTTGCAGGGTTGTGGACAGATACTCTTTCCACATATGATGCACCAGGAATAGTAGCAAGCATTTCAGATACCTTAAGTGGCATTCCCATAAGCTTTGGATCTCTACCATAAGGGGAAGTGGTAGCTTTTTGTCCTGGTAATGTTGTTGGAGCCATTTGTCCACCCGTCATACCGTATATAGCATTGTTAACAAATATTGTAGTGAAATTCTCACTTCTATGGGCTGCATGTACGATTTCAGCTGTTCCTATTGATGCTAAATCCCCATCGCCTTGATAAGTAAATACAACACTTTCTGGATGTACTCGCTTCACTCCAGTTGCAACGGCAGGGGCACGACCG of Maledivibacter sp. contains these proteins:
- a CDS encoding methyl-accepting chemotaxis protein gives rise to the protein MIQPVKDKKRKAIKKKKEKGKKNSLGIKAKLIIFSIILSVVPLLIVGGYSFIRFGATIEDKVGSLSEQLAKQNSSILDSKLKEIEKSMVLATSNQDLRKTLAKESYVNDYEKLKDSKKIEQIFWSIIVSNPEIRSFTIYRNNGDIISAGNNTEVKDFIEGGGFEQTEVYKKAKASKGEAFWVSGLLKNNKKLHVMRKINDYYNVEAGIIIFEMETKTIDGLYSNLSMVKNSSILIANEENDVIYHYNSQENKENMEKNNEPNPNTENTQTVDEVQPMENQKSDIHEEYTKNIQMDRQSGSFILGEELVSYGTCENGWKILYVVPLGYLMGDVNKVGQITLIITFLCIIIAVFISIYLAFNISNPLKKIMGLMNRVEEGDLTVYSDIKGKDEIGKLSTSFNHMIDSVRQLIMDTKTTFDSVDATTKSVNQIAEQYSSVSEQVAVSVGEIADGASDQAKEVEDTTNIMDELSNRIDNMVESITEVKKSTDKTKEVSNNATQTVKSLYEKTEEYAKISASTKDTILKLKNRVSEIINIVQLIQSISEQTNLLALNAAIEAARSGEAGKGFAVVADEIRKLAEQSKEASNKITDLANGINGDVINTVKSVDEGDKIFGEQHYAVFDTDTAFNEIKNSVESIIKEVEEVNSAVEDIIEYKDRTMGSIENILAVTEEEAASTEEVMAATEEQSGSSEQLKHISEDLISLVGRLNESIVKFKLDKEEIE
- a CDS encoding 2-oxoacid:acceptor oxidoreductase family protein, producing MTMQRVICAGFGGQGVMSIGQLLSYAGMLEGKHVSWLPSYGPEMRGGTANCNVTVSDTPIGSPIIAHNATAAIVMNLPSLIKFEVELENDGMVLINSSLIDRKPDREDIKAYLIPANEIAGEIGNGKVANMVMLGAYLELTKVVKVESVVEALKKVFGPSKEHLIPLNKEALQRGAEAVKA
- a CDS encoding thiamine pyrophosphate-dependent enzyme; this encodes MAVVFKRTEGLAEIPFHYCPGCTHGIIHRLVAEVLEELGVLGDSIGVAPVGCSVLAYDYFNCDMHEAAHGRAPAVATGVKRVHPESVVFTYQGDGDLASIGTAEIVHAAHRSENFTTIFVNNAIYGMTGGQMAPTTLPGQKATTSPYGRDPKLMGMPLKVSEMLATIPGASYVERVSVHNPANIRKAKKAIKKAFEYQIAGKGFTIVEVLSTCPTNWGLTPVESLKWLEDNMLPYYPLGNFRTPEEVK